ATATagggagagggggtgagagagaagatggaaCACCTCTTCCCCTAAGCCctccgacgtggccaacttCTAAAAACTAAGACGCCACCACAAGAGGATGAGAATCTAGAGCGTGCTTGCACCAATTGCTCGGGTGGTTTCGGCGAGGGGATGCCTAGACAACGTCTCCAAGGAGATAAGCGAcggaacaccgccgccgccatccaccAAGGTCTCAAAAGGGCAGAGAATGACctttcgcccggcaaccacccttgaggggtgagacggcacgacaacgccctcaggagggggaatgaCACTCGAGCaccatcgttgtcggtccgAGCAAGGACgagctgggttttcacccgccgtcCACCACCTGCCAATCTACCACAGATACaccaatgctccaccaccatctAGACCTCCGCCGGTGCGTGGGCACACTGCACCGACGCCCTCCCCCGGCCAGTCCCCACATGCCACCACCTCACCGggctccacctccaccgacaTCACCTCCCGCTGCGCAGCCATCACACACTGGccgtcctcgacgccgccggccacgcctACACGCGTTCCACCGTTGCCGGTCGCAACTCCTTCACCGTGTCGGTTGTCGGCTACGTCTCCCAGCCTCGCCGGCCATCCACAGCCACCGGCGCCCGTGCATGCCGCCACATCCGCCACGGGTGGCGCCGCCCATGCCGGCCTCCCTGCAGCCGCCGGCACCACCCACACCAACCTCCCGCTGCAATGGCGACGCCCACCGACGCCTCCACGGTGCCCTGACTGTTGCCGCCGGTGCCATCCTCGCGCAGCCGCTAGCTCCGTCGCGCTGTCCACGCCCTCTTTCCGTGCCGTGTCGTCCACAGCTTTTCACcatgccgcgccgcgccgtccccaccctcgctgcgcgccgccgctcgcgccagCGCTATGTTGGCTGCTAAACGGCCAGATCTGAGCGGGGGCATCGGATCTAGAAGCGGGAGGACCGGATCCACTGCCTCCCGCTGGAGAAGTAGCAGCCTGCCCTCCGTCCGAAACTCTGGTCCTCCTTCCCCATGCCGAAGGTGGAGCATCGCCGTGACTTGGCCCCGCCACCACCATCCTCGCTTGTTGCCTAGTTCTCCTGGTGGCGCACTCTGGCGGAGGTGAGGCGGGGATGAGAtgcagaggggcggcggcgggcggctagggttcgccCCGAGCCGCCCGCGCGTGGGAGACGTGGAGCCCTTATAGCCAGCCCTTTACCATGGCATAAAGTTTGTGATTTTAACTTTGTTACTGGTACTATTCTCTGTATGAACTTAGTTTCTTGTGGTTCCTTGTTTCAGGATGTCGACAGGCACTGCTGGTGAGTGTCCATATCGTAATTGGAATTCTACTACTATAAAGCATATAGCAATCTGGTGGAGTTGTATCCCTGTTACTTAGATGTCCCACTGACTGAGCCTGCCGCAAGCTGGCGATGCCGCCAGCGTTGATTTGGGCGTGCTATAGCGGCGAGTACAAGTGTGCATGTCTTGTGAAGTAAATATGGATTTTAGCAAGAGCACGAACATGTTCCATCAGCTTTCAGGACACACTCTTGCAACGCTCTCTTACAGTTGATACCACGCCTTGATTTATCCCTACATTGAATATCATACAAATGCTTCGTCGTACCATGAGGCATTGTTAGATGATTCCGAGCCTTCTTTATATCCTCATCAATGTACTCCTTTACTTTGTGGGCATATATCAACCCATTGTCTAACATGGAAGGCCCAGCTGTTATCAACCAATCCCTAAAGTACTTGCAAGTGCCATGCAAAATGAACTCAACGATGCCAATAAATGGGAGCGCACGTGTGTCTGGCATGACCCAGTTGTATAGCTCTGCCAAGTTTGTAGTCATTACATTGTAGCGTGAACCATCCTTATCGAACAATAAAGCCCACTTCTCCTTTGGTTCCTTCTCAATCCACTCTGAAAATTTAGAAATTTCTGATGCTTTCCTCCTCTTCATTCGTGGTGGACCATTTGTAAGATGACCAACTGCCTCTGGAGCATCATCACCTTCAGGCTATGGCTTCGATCTGTTCTCATCTGTTTGCTTAGCTGTCAAGTCGTCCAACCTGTACCACAACTCATTAAACTTCTTCTGCTGGTTTTGTAAACATAACCTCTTGAAAAGGTCCATCACTCTCTTGTTGCTAAATTGTTTGTAGATGTTAGCACCCATATGCCTCATACACCATCTGGTCCTAACATCTGGCCACTTGGCTGCACCGTAATCAGAGCTACCATGCTTCAAATCATCAATAGCCCACGTCATGCCTATGTGTCAGTCATGTATCAAGCAAACATATGGTCTTCCCATCACAACGTGTTCCTTGACTCGTCTTAGGAACCAATACTAGTtatcagtgttctcactctcaacGAATGCAAAAGCAGCTGGTAACAATTGGTTGTTGCTATCAACACCTATGGTTGTCAAAATTTGGTCTCTATATTTGCCGGTTAAGAATGTGCCATCAATGCAAAGGATGAGGCAACGGTGCACAAATGCTAGGATGCAAGCTGCAAAAGAGAAGAATGCTTTCTGCAGAATGCTTGCATTGCCCTCATCATTCTTAGCTGATGAATAGTGCTGAAGGTCGATACAGGTGCCTGGATTCCTAAACTGAATTATTGCTAGCAATTTCAGCAAGTTATCATAAGATGCTTTGAATGTGCCAAACCTTGTCTCTATAGCCTTCTGTTTTGCCCTATATGCCTTTGCATAGCTGATGGTgtgcttgtatttttttttcttttatgtgCATAATGATTGACATTGGTTCAAAGTTTAGGTTCTTCATAACATGGCCATACACCTCAGCTGCTATGGATGCTGATGTAATATTACGGTAGTACTTCTCCACTCCTTATAAGTGGCACACATGCTTCGTAACAATCGAGAATTGCCAGCAATCCTTCCATTTACCCTTGTATGCGTGAACCTGCCATGGACAGTCCACCTCCGTCACACACCTAACCTCATACATAGTTTTGCAAGACTTCCCTACCCTAAACTCTCCCTgcaaagaaataacaaaatgtttcaccgcctccttcaaaTCCTCCAATCTAGCATACCGAGCACCTTGCACGACCTcattctccttatactcccatgGCATGTGATGGCCATCTGAAATAATCAGGCAAGAAAAATCCTTGTTGCAAACCATGGGAATATCCTCGTCAGACGATGCATCTCCAACATCCTTCTCGTTTTCCGCATCCTCTCTTTTCATCAGATTCATAATACTACCAATCCTCTTGTCACACctcgattttcgttcgggattaaaaatcattaaataatatattttctagaaattaaattaaaattaaatgcAATTTATCAAGTGAAATTAATGAGTGAATTAAatatttcctttaaaaaatcatagctagaaatatttttgtaatattctccATGCCTTAATATACTCTCTGGAATcccccgtgaattttcggagctcaaaagataattttaaaagcacaaagttcatttaatcataattaaatctaaaaaaaataaaaatcacctTCTTTGTCTTTGGGCCATTTTTGGCCCAAGTTCGTTTCCTATCCCTCAGGCTCGTCCCATCCTGTCTCCTCCCGGCCtgcttcctccctctccattggGCCTCGGGCCCTCTAGTCCATTTTGTGTCCCTCCTTCTTTGgttgtcgctgacaggtggggcccacctgtcgggctcaccttcaacctccagccaccTCTCCCGAAACCGCCggccacgacgccgccgttCCGCGCCTCTTCTCCCGCACCCCTCGTTCGAATCGGCGCGGAGGCGGgtcgcctccaccacctccatcattccacccccccccccaactctCCCCGCGAAGAACGGCACCGATTTGACCCCTCGAGCTCCACATCACCGTCCCACTCCACCGCCGGTTTCCGCTCGCCCAAACCCGATTCTGCTCTTCCAAGCCTATAAATCTCAATCCCCGAGCTCCCCTCGTGCCCAAAACTACCTCCTCGCGCTGCGCCCTCTCTCCGCAACTCGCCGCCAATCTCCGGCCAAGCGCCGCCGTCTCTAGAATGAGGTGGTTCGACGTGCCGGGCTGCTTCTGCTTCCACATCTGGAACGCCTGGGACGAacccgccgtcgtcatcgtctgCTCCTGTATCACGCCGCCCGACGCGCTCTTGTCCTCCGTGCGCGCCGTCCTGTCCGAGGTCCGGCTCGACCTCCGGACGGGGCGGTACAGCCGGCGCGAGCTCGTGCCAGGGCTCAACCTCGAGGCCGGCACGGTGAACCGGTCGCTGCTCGGCCGCCGCACTCGCTTCAcctacctcgccgtcgccgagccgtgGCCGCGGTGCCGCGGCGTGGCCAAGGTGGACCTTGGCACCGGCGAGCTCGCGGCCGTGCACGAGTACGGCGAGGGACGGTTCAGCGGCGAGCCCACGTTCGTGccggcgacgtcggcgacgtCCGGCACCGGCACCGGAGGCAGGGAGGACGACGGGCACGTGGTGGTGATGGTccacgacgaggcggcgggcaCGGCGGAGCTGGTGGTGCTCGACGCCGGGAagatggaggtggcggcgacgtagCAGCTCGCCGAGCAGAGACTTGATTAATTAGTTTTAggactccctccgttttaggatgtttttgacctttGTCAAtatcaaactgctttaaatttgactaagtttacagataaatatagtaatatttataatactaaattagtttcaccaaattaataattgaatatattttcatattgaatttgtcttgagttgaaaatgttgctacttttttctacaaacctggtcaaacttaaaacagtttaactttgactaaagtcaaaacgtcttataacctgaaacggagaaagtatttcttattagggggtgtttagatggggttAAAATTTTTtagtccatgtcacatcggatgtttagacattaatttagagtattaaacatatactaataaaaaaaactaatttcataaatgagaacTAATCCAGGAggcgaattttttaagcctaattaatccataattagcaaatctttactgtagcatcacataggctaatcatgtattaattaggctcaaaagatttgtctcgcgaattagtccaaggttatgaaatgtattttataattaatctatgtttaatactctaaatttgcgtccaaacatccggtgtgacagggactaaatttttgtccctagttcccaaacacccccttagtttGTTGCTACCAGGTTTAAAATTTCAGTTCGAAATATCTGAAATTAATTTCAGTAATTTCGGAAATCCCTGCGAACTCACACCGGCAAGCAAATATCTTGTACGGAATTTTtggtttttcatatttttatgtaagaatttggttaaaatttattcacatttagtcaaatttattaaatttttaaataatttcgttaaaaaaataaattcccaaaatatttgaaattCCGGTTACTACTGAAATATCAGAAATTTTGGTTTTCACCAAAATTATAAACGTTGGTAGCTACAAGCTTCTcggatattttgattttttttctatttcaaaCTAAATATATTATCAAGTTTTGGaagacaaaacaaatatattatcaaactaTATCTCATATTGGATTTAATGGAACAAAATATTTAATGCTACGCataatgctattttttttaaaaaatagtaagtttgacttgaaaataaaaatcaaaaggTTGTACGAAACAGGACGCACCATATGTAGGGGATAAATACTCTCTTCGATCAGTAATATATGACACTTTGAAtgtcatagattttttttatgagggcaagtatatctatatatttttgCATGTATTAATTAACATTTTGAATCTATATATCTTCAGATCACCAAGCGTGTGTGATAAACAAGCACCCGTGTGTTGCTCGGCAAATAGGTAGCCTTTCTCAAACTCAAACTCAGGATGATATTTGAACTGGGCTTtataatcctttttttttaaaaaaaaaacagttgctCACAAATAGATAACCTTCCTCACGCCGCCTTTGTTGCTGACAAGGTTATGATATGCTCGTGTTCATCCTCGATATGATTTACATGAAGAGGTCGATCGAGGTGTCATATCTAGAAGACATGGAGATCTCATCAACGAAAAATATATGTGTGCAAGCACTAATTGCCACAAATATGTCGCATGAATATTATTAGTTACATCATCAGTTTGATGGATCATTTACATGAATTGACATGAACAAACACAATGTACATTTGCGCTGTGTCAATGCTCCCTCCAATCAAAGATGTCGCAACAAAACGCATCTGGACAAAATTTCGAGGCATCAAGTATCAACGCCTTATGATACAAAATTAATGTATGGATGCATTTGATTTAGAgtgttaccaaattttggtaatgtttTTAAGAGTTAAAACTTTTGAAAATTATGGTAGGATGGTATTGACTAAAGTATGTTTATTAAAATTTATTGACTTACCAAACTGTGGCAAGTTTAAAAGTGACAACAAACCAAACATGTCTTGAATGAATTTGTATATGATTTAGGGCTCCTTTAAAACACGGGATTCGAAAAATATAAGGGTAGGCTATCACATGTTGAATCCTACAAGGAAAAAAATTCACAAGAATTAACGAAACACCTTGATTAGTAACCCAATAGAAAAAACAGACGAACTCTAGACACAAGAAAGAGAAACTATGAGGTAAGACTTCAtgttagggggtgtttagatcccactccaaaattttacaccccgtcacatcgaacatttaaacacctatataaaaattaattatagacttaaaaaaataactaattgcacagtttgcgactaatttgcgagacgaatcttttaagcctaattgcgctatgatttgacaatgtggtgctacaatacacatttactaatgacggattaattaggtttaataaattcgtctcgcggtttacaggcgaattctgtaatttgttttgttattagattacatttaatacttcaaatatgtatccgtatatctgatgtgacatgccaaaactttacacccctggatctaaacacagccttaggatTTCTCCAAAAATCCCATCAAATGGcccattccatagaaattctAAAGAGACTTTTCAGAGTTATTCTTTTCTTCAAAACAGTCACATAAGAATTATTTCCCCTAAGAATTCAATCCTTGAAAAGTCCTCCATTTCCCCTTTGTTCCGAAGGAGTCCTTAGAAGACGGTGTCTATGTCCAAGACTTTACATAATTGCGACCATATAGAATATATCTCACGGTATACGTGAGGACTGACGTGCCATGGTTCTATCATGGTACACTTGCACAGCCCCCTTGGAACGATCTTATGATCTTCGGAGACAACAATGCCTGAAAGTTGTGGAGATTTTAGCTGCAAATGTTACCATCCAACACAGCCAGGGAGGGTACAATCAGTACAAAATGTACAATCGAGTGAACCAAGTGGCCTTGCCAAGTTGCGACGGCCTACATCCCAGCATTTGTTGTCAAAACATGAGTGACCCATCTTGTTGTGTTCATCCGCCAAACAACAAACTGCAAAACATCATCAACATATGCCTTCTGCTGTTGGATCCACAAGAATTATCACTCTGCTAGAGACAGACAGAGATGCCTCTAGGTGGTACTGGCACATGTACAATGCTACAAT
This window of the Oryza sativa Japonica Group chromosome 4, ASM3414082v1 genome carries:
- the LOC107275432 gene encoding 9-cis-epoxycarotenoid dioxygenase 1, chloroplastic, encoding MRWFDVPGCFCFHIWNAWDEPAVVIVCSCITPPDALLSSVRAVLSEVRLDLRTGRYSRRELVPGLNLEAGTVNRSLLGRRTRFTYLAVAEPWPRCRGVAKVDLGTGELAAVHEYGEGRFSGEPTFVPATSATSGTGTGGREDDGHVVVMVHDEAAGTAELVVLDAGKMEVAAT